A section of the Citrus sinensis cultivar Valencia sweet orange chromosome 8, DVS_A1.0, whole genome shotgun sequence genome encodes:
- the LOC102615817 gene encoding CCG-binding protein 1 isoform X1, whose protein sequence is MLKSIVAGSCSVPLRLESKDNLNAGACFSDTTRSASVACCSSSSRTNAYNVPKLEPFSRTKLERAVKEPSLIEKSENDLADYCSTLEGDDSYSCWRAYFELKDLEKELPKEDIEKLILQSGGVKSLIGCLHGISSIRKAKTDGFASEEKTLGSKRIESSSRPVPDGLPKTLEELEEEERARMPDSPYTRLLRAKGRLPAWYSLAPDHETD, encoded by the exons ATGTTAAAGTCGATCGTTGCTGGCTCTTGCTCGGTTCCGTTACGGTTGGAATCTAAAGATAATCTTAATGCAGGAGCATGTTTTTCTGATACAACGAGATCCGCTTCAGTGGCTTGCTGCTCTTCTTCTTCGAGAACCAACGCTTATAACGTCCCAAAACTCGAACCCTTTAGCCGTACTAAGTTAGAACGTGCCGTCAAAGAACCCTCCTTGATCGAAAAATCTGAAAACGATCTTGCAG ATTATTGTTCGACACTCGAAGGAGATGATTCCTACAGTTGCTGGAGAGCTTACTTTGAGCTCAAAGATCTTGAA AAAGAATTGCCAAAAGAAGATATCGAGAAACTGATCCTGCAATCGGGTGGTGTGAAATCTTTAATTGGGTGCTTGCATGGGATTTCATCAATACGCAAAGCAAAGACTGATGGGTTTGCTTCGGAAGAAAAAACATTGGGTTCCAAGAGAATAGAAAGCAGTTCACGTCCTGTCCCGGATGGGCTGCCCAAGACCCTGGAAGAGCTTGAGGAAGAAGAGAGAGCGAGAATGCCGGATTCTCCATACACGAGATTGCTTAGAGCAAAAGGGAGACTCCCTGCTTGGTACTCGCTTGCCCCTGATCACGAAACAGATTGA
- the LOC102609669 gene encoding pollen-specific leucine-rich repeat extensin-like protein 4 yields MANTRGLQVFGCVVLVSLACSSLSSICSALTDAEAAFIARRQLLTLPKDGKLPDNFDDEYGLKNKNFANDRLKKAYVALQAFKKAIYSDPFNITGNWVDNDVCSYNGVFCAPAPDNPNITVVAGIDLNGDDIAGSFPAELGLLTDLALFHVNSNRFCGIIPDNLFDWKLMYEFDVSNNRLVGPFPRVVLSWTTLKYLDLRYNNFEGELPCALFEMKLDSLFLNHNRFWSNIPETIGYSTVSVVTFANNNFSGCIPRSIGNMQNLNEIILSNNKLSGCFPSEIGSLKNLRVFDASSNLFHGSVPQSFSSLESIRTLVLSYNKLTGFVSEQICKLPSLSNFTFSYNYFQGLGNECIPGSKVNSAFDDTSNCLAERPSQKWANTCEPVVTNPVDCSRDVCSAGGTPPSIPYAAPPKPTTIPPAPELKTPTPAPPTPRETKVFRPKGTTPPPPRTPWAQTPQPSKPSPSPPVQSPPIGVQYPPPVSPPPPTPLPPVQSPLPPVQSAPPPSPPSPPRVQPPVQYPPPVSPPPPTPLPPVQSPSPPIQSPAPPSSPTPSPPVQPPVQYPPPVSPPPPVQSPPPPSPSPTSPPLIQSPPPPQVQSPPPPSPPLASSPPIQSPPAQPVHSPLPPPPSPQPSLPPPVKSPPLSSPLSPTASKPSSPVPEPSKPSSPAPEPSAPTPVTSKPFAPVPEPSKPSAPTSTPSTPSPTPAPAPSKPPTPTPEPSKPSTPTPEPSKPSSPAPEPSKPSPPLPVLSPAPEPSKPLAPAPEPPKPLTPVPTPTPEPSKPPASTPPPIQSSPPPPRQSAPSPSPASPPPPIQSPPPPSPLPLVNSPPPHSPQPSPSPPSPSPSTTSPPPSPSPQPSPPPPVQSPPPASSTPPPRPVYSPPPPVQSPPPPGQSPPPQAYSPPPVINSPPPPVQSPPQPVSSPPPTPTASPPPSTVPPPTDFVLPPNIGSLYPSPPPPIFQGY; encoded by the coding sequence ATGGCTAACACCAGAGGATTGCAGGTCTTTGGCTGTGTTGTTCTCGTCTCCCTTGCATGCTCGTCTTTATCATCCATTTGTTCTGCTTTGACTGATGCTGAAGCGGCTTTCATTGCTCGCCGCCAGCTCTTAACATTACCAAAGGATGGAAAACTTCCTGATAATTTCGACGACGAGTACGGTCttaagaacaaaaattttgcCAATGATAGGCTGAAGAAAGCATATGTTGCTCTTCAAGCATTCAAGAAAGCCATTTATTCTGACCCTTTCAACATAACTGGGAATTGGGTTGACAATGATGTTTGTTCTTATAACGGTGTTTTCTGTGCTCCGGCGCCGGATAATCCCAATATTACCGTTGTGGCTGGCATTGATCTGAATGGTGACGACATTGCTGGGAGTTTTCCAGCCGAGTTGGGGCTACTGACTGATCTTGCATTGTTTCATGTCAACTCCAATAGGTTCTGTGGGATTATTCCCGACAACTTATTTGACTGGAAACTAATGTATGAGTTTGATGTCAGCAACAACAGGCTTGTTGGTCCTTTCCCAAGAGTTGTTTTATCCTGGACAACTCTGAAGTACCTTGATCTTCGATACAACAATTTCGAAGGAGAGTTGCCATGTGCACTTTTTGAGATGAAACTCGATTCACTTTTCTTGAATCACAACAGGTTCTGGTCCAACATTCCTGAAACAATAGGTTATTCAACCGTCTCAGTTGTGACATTTGCTAACAACAATTTCAGTGGTTGCATCCCACGATCTATTGGCAACATGCAAAACTTGAACGAGATTATACTCTCAAACAATAAGTTGTCGGGGTGTTTCCCATCCGAAATTGGGTCGCTTAAAAACTTGAGAGTCTTCGATGCCAGCTCTAACTTATTCCATGGAAGTGTGCCGCAAAGCTTTTCAAGCTTGGAGAGTATACGAACATTGGTTCTTTCGTATAACAAGCTCACAGGATTTGTGTCCGAGCAAATTTGCAAGTTGCCAAGCTTATCCAATTTCACATTCTCTTATAATTACTTCCAAGGATTGGGAAACGAATGCATTCCAGGTTCGAAGGTGAACAGTGCATTTGATGATACCAGCAATTGTTTGGCAGAGAGGCCAAGTCAGAAGTGGGCTAACACATGCGAGCCGGTGGTGACCAATCCTGTGGATTGTAGTAGAGACGTGTGCTCGGCAGGAGGCACTCCACCATCCATACCTTACGCTGCTCCTCCAAAGCCAACGACAATTCCGCCAGCACCCGAACTGAAGACCCCTACACCAGCTCCTCCAACACCACGAGAAACTAAAGTCTTTCGTCCAAAGGGCACAACTCCACCTCCACCACGAACACCATGGGCTCAAACACCTCAGCCGTCAAAACCATCACCATCACCACCAGTGCAATCTCCCCCAATAGGAGTGCAGTATCCACCCCCAGTTTCTCCTCCACCACCAACACCGTTACCACCTGTGCAATCACCATTGCCACCAGTACAGTCAGCTCCCCCACCTTCTcctccgtcaccaccacgagTGCAACCGCCAGTGCAATACCCACCTCCAGTTTCTCCCCCACCACCAACACCATTACCACCTGTGCAATCACCATCGCCACCAATACAGTCACCTGCCCCACCTTCTTCTCCGACACCATCACCGCCAGTGCAACCGCCAGTACAATATCCACCCCCGGTTTCCCCTCCGCCACCAGTGCAATCACCTCCGCCACCATCTCCTTCACCAACGTCACCACCCCTAATCCAATCTCCACCTCCACCACAGGTCCAGTCACCTCCCCCACCGTCGCCTCCATTAGCTTCGTCTCCCCCAATTCAATCTCCACCGGCGCAACCTGTCCACTCTCCACTCCCACCACCTCCTTCACCTCAACCATCCCTACCCCCTCCTGTCAAGTCTCCACCCCTATCTTCACCTTTGTCTCCTACAGCATCAAAACCATCATCACCGGTGCCTGAACCATCTAAACCATCATCTCCGGCGCCTGAACCATCAGCACCAACACCTGTAACATCGAAACCTTTTGCGCCAGTACCTGAACCTTCCAAACCATCAGCTCCGACCTCGACACCTTCAACGCCATCGCCAACACCAGCACCAGCACCATCAAAACCACCTACTCCGACACCTGAACCATCAAAACCATCAACTCCAACACCTGAACCATCTAAACCGTCATCACCAGCTCCTGAGCCTTCCAAACCATCACCTCCTTTACCAGTTCTATCGCCAGCACCTGAGCCATCAAAACCATTAGCTCCAGCTCCGGAGCCGCCTAAACCGTTAACCCCAGTGCCAACACCAACACCTGAGCCATCAAAACCACCGGCTTCAACACCTCCCCCAATTCAATCTTCACCACCTCCACCAAGGCAATCTGCACCCTCACCGTCGCCAGCTTCACCTCCGCCACCTATTCAGTCTCCACCTCCACCTTCACCTTTGCCACTTGTAAACTCTCCGCCTCCTCATTCGCCTCAACCATCACCATCCCCACCCTCACCTTCACCTTCGACAACATCACCTCCGCCGTCTCCTTCACCTCAACCGTCACCACCCCCACCCGTCCAGTCTCCACCACCAGCAAGTTCAACACCTCCACCAAGGCCAGTTTACTCTCCCCCTCCGCCTGTTCAGTCTCCTCCACCTCCTGGACAATCCCCACCTCCACAAGCATATTCTCCACCACCTGTGATCAACTCTCCTCCGCCGCCGGTACAATCTCCACCTCAACCAGTCTCTTCTCCACCACCAACGCCAACTGCATCTCCTCCCCCTTCTACTGTTCCTCCACCTACGGATTTCGTCCTCCCGCCAAACATTGGTAGCTTGTACCCATCACCGCCTCCGCCCATCTTCCAAGGATACTAA